The Mycolicibacterium hassiacum DSM 44199 genome includes a window with the following:
- a CDS encoding crotonase/enoyl-CoA hydratase family protein: MGAAYESVTVDVKDHVAQVTLIGPGKGNAMGPAFWAEMPRVFAELDADPQVRAIVLAGSGKNFSYGLDLPAMGGALSEVMSPNASARARAEFHTRLLSMQGAINAVADCRTPTIASVHGWCIGGGVDLISAVDIRYASADAKFSVREVKLAIVADVGSLARLPLILSDGHLRELALTGKDIDAARAEKIGLVNDVFPDAEASLAAAHRTAAEIAANPPLTVRGIKDVLDQQRIDRVSASLRYVAAWNSAFLPSKDLGEAITAMFEKRRPDFTGE, translated from the coding sequence ATGGGCGCTGCGTATGAGTCGGTCACCGTCGACGTCAAGGACCACGTCGCGCAGGTGACGCTGATCGGTCCGGGCAAGGGCAACGCCATGGGCCCGGCGTTCTGGGCCGAGATGCCCCGGGTGTTCGCCGAGCTCGACGCCGACCCGCAGGTCCGGGCGATCGTGCTGGCCGGGTCCGGGAAGAACTTCAGCTACGGCCTGGACCTGCCCGCGATGGGCGGCGCGCTCAGCGAGGTGATGAGTCCGAACGCGTCGGCCCGGGCCCGCGCCGAGTTCCACACCCGCCTGCTGAGCATGCAGGGCGCGATCAACGCGGTGGCCGACTGCCGCACGCCCACCATCGCGTCGGTCCACGGCTGGTGCATCGGCGGCGGGGTGGACCTGATCTCGGCCGTCGACATCCGCTACGCCAGCGCCGACGCCAAGTTCTCGGTGCGTGAGGTCAAGTTGGCCATCGTCGCCGATGTCGGCAGCCTGGCCCGGTTGCCGTTGATCCTGTCCGACGGACACCTGCGGGAGCTGGCGTTGACCGGCAAGGACATCGACGCCGCCCGGGCCGAGAAGATCGGTCTGGTCAACGACGTCTTCCCCGATGCCGAGGCGTCGCTGGCGGCCGCCCACCGCACCGCGGCCGAGATCGCCGCCAACCCGCCGCTGACCGTGCGTGGCATCAAGGACGTGCTCGACCAGCAGCGCATCGACCGGGTCTCGGCGAGCCTGCGCTACGTGGCGGCGTGGAACTCGGCGTTCCTGCCGTCGAAGGATCTCGGCGAGGCGATCACCGCGATGTTCGAGAAGCGCCGGCCCGATTTCACCGGCGAGTAG
- a CDS encoding TIGR03086 family metal-binding protein, with protein sequence MAHHPSSAPVDELQCAEETFAVLQQVLRGIGADDLTRPTPCREFDVAGLTDHLLNSIGLIGGMAGAQLPARDNTGSIEEQVVRAARPTLDAWHRRGLGGTVRLGHNEQPATVMAGVLSLEFLVHAWDYATALGRPLTAPEPLSEYVLGLAHRIITPAGRAKVGFDDPIEVPDDASALDRLIGYTGRRPGRAAAVIRPR encoded by the coding sequence ATGGCACACCACCCGAGTTCCGCGCCGGTCGACGAACTCCAGTGCGCCGAGGAGACGTTTGCGGTGCTGCAGCAGGTGCTGCGCGGGATCGGCGCCGACGACCTGACCAGGCCCACCCCGTGTCGTGAGTTCGACGTCGCCGGGCTGACCGACCATCTGCTGAACTCGATCGGCCTGATCGGCGGCATGGCCGGCGCCCAACTGCCCGCCCGAGACAATACCGGGTCGATCGAGGAGCAGGTGGTGCGGGCGGCGCGGCCCACGCTGGACGCGTGGCACCGCCGCGGGCTCGGCGGCACGGTGCGCCTGGGGCACAACGAACAGCCGGCCACGGTAATGGCGGGGGTGCTGTCGCTGGAGTTCCTGGTGCACGCCTGGGACTACGCCACCGCCCTGGGGCGGCCGCTCACCGCGCCCGAACCGCTCAGCGAGTACGTGCTGGGGCTGGCGCACCGGATCATCACCCCCGCGGGCCGCGCCAAGGTCGGCTTCGACGATCCGATCGAGGTGCCCGACGACGCGTCGGCGCTGGACAGGCTGATCGGCTACACCGGCCGGCGGCCCGGGCGCGCAGCCGCGGTCATTCGCCCCCGGTGA
- the hisC gene encoding histidinol-phosphate transaminase: protein MTARLRPELADLPAYTPGRTVPGAIKIASNETVHGPLPSVRAAIDKATDSINRYPDNGYAELRQRLAEHVGFGPEHISVGCGSVSLCQQLIQITASVGDEVLFGWRSFEIYPLQVRTAGATAVQVPLRDHTYDLDAMLAAITDRTRLIFVCNPNNPTGTVVQPDALARFVAAVPPHILVAIDEAYVEYIREPMLPDSLGLVRAHPNVVVLRTFSKAYGLAGLRVGYAVGDPGIITALGKVYVPFTVSSVAQAAAIASLEAADELLARTDAVVAERARVTAALRAAGYPVPDSQGNFVWLPLPGRAQQYAEAAADHRIIVRPYGDDGVRVTVASPRENDAFLEFACGWITGGE from the coding sequence GTGACCGCCCGCCTGCGCCCCGAACTGGCCGACCTTCCGGCGTACACCCCGGGGCGGACCGTTCCGGGCGCGATCAAGATCGCCAGCAACGAGACGGTGCACGGTCCGCTGCCCAGCGTGCGGGCCGCCATCGACAAGGCCACCGACTCGATCAACCGCTACCCCGACAACGGCTACGCCGAGCTCCGGCAGCGCCTGGCCGAGCACGTCGGCTTCGGCCCGGAGCACATCTCGGTGGGCTGCGGGTCGGTCAGCCTGTGCCAGCAGTTGATCCAGATCACCGCGTCGGTGGGCGACGAGGTGCTGTTCGGGTGGCGCAGTTTCGAGATCTACCCGCTGCAGGTGCGCACCGCCGGCGCCACCGCGGTGCAGGTCCCGCTGCGCGACCACACCTACGACCTCGACGCGATGCTGGCCGCGATCACCGACCGCACCCGGCTGATCTTCGTCTGCAACCCGAACAACCCCACCGGCACGGTGGTGCAGCCCGACGCGCTGGCCCGGTTCGTCGCCGCGGTACCGCCGCACATCCTGGTCGCCATCGACGAGGCCTACGTCGAGTACATCCGCGAGCCGATGCTGCCGGACAGCCTCGGCCTGGTCCGTGCCCACCCGAACGTGGTTGTGCTGCGGACGTTTTCGAAGGCGTACGGGTTGGCTGGGCTGCGCGTCGGCTACGCCGTCGGCGACCCCGGGATCATCACCGCGCTGGGCAAGGTCTACGTCCCGTTCACGGTCAGCAGCGTGGCGCAGGCGGCGGCGATCGCCTCGCTGGAGGCCGCCGACGAGTTGCTGGCCCGCACCGACGCCGTCGTCGCCGAGCGGGCTCGGGTCACCGCGGCGCTGCGTGCGGCCGGCTACCCGGTGCCCGACTCGCAGGGCAACTTCGTGTGGCTGCCGCTGCCCGGCCGGGCCCAGCAGTACGCCGAGGCCGCGGCCGACCACCGGATCATCGTGCGCCCCTACGGCGACGACGGGGTGCGCGTCACCGTCGCCAGTCCCCGGGAGAACGACGCGTTCCTCGAGTTCGCCTGCGGCTGGATCACCGGGGGCGAATGA
- a CDS encoding LLM class flavin-dependent oxidoreductase, with the protein MTGYGHTPLFGAFVTPSNDPPQRPVELAVAAERAGFDLVTFQDHPYQARFHDTWTLMAYVAARTSRIRIAGNVLNLPLRQPAVLARSAISLDLLSQGRFEMALGAGGFWDPIVAMGGRRLTPGQSRRALDEAIRIMRQMWAPYERGPVRVDGDHYRVVGAKRGPAPAHPIGIWIGGYKPRMLELIGRSADGWLPSLSFLPGGPSDLAELNRRIDEAAVAAGRDPRGIRRILNVTGRFGPRRDGFLDGPAEAWAQDLAELATSYGIGGFVFAVDDEPTLERIAAEMVPATRELLAD; encoded by the coding sequence ATGACCGGCTACGGCCACACCCCACTGTTCGGTGCGTTCGTCACCCCGAGCAACGATCCGCCGCAGCGGCCGGTGGAGCTCGCCGTGGCCGCCGAGCGCGCGGGGTTCGACCTGGTCACCTTCCAGGACCATCCCTACCAGGCACGGTTCCACGACACCTGGACGCTGATGGCGTACGTGGCGGCCCGGACGTCGCGGATCAGGATCGCCGGCAACGTGCTCAACCTGCCGCTGCGGCAGCCGGCCGTGCTGGCGCGCAGCGCGATCAGCCTCGATCTGCTGTCGCAGGGGCGGTTCGAGATGGCGTTGGGTGCGGGCGGGTTCTGGGATCCCATCGTCGCGATGGGCGGGCGGCGGCTGACCCCCGGCCAGTCGCGCCGCGCGCTCGACGAGGCCATCCGGATCATGCGCCAGATGTGGGCCCCCTACGAGCGGGGACCGGTGCGCGTCGACGGCGACCATTACCGGGTGGTCGGCGCCAAGCGCGGCCCCGCACCCGCCCACCCGATCGGCATCTGGATCGGCGGATACAAGCCCCGGATGCTGGAGCTGATCGGCCGCAGCGCGGACGGATGGCTGCCGTCGCTGTCCTTCCTGCCCGGCGGACCGTCCGACCTGGCCGAGCTCAACCGGCGGATCGACGAGGCGGCCGTCGCGGCGGGCCGCGACCCGCGCGGCATCAGACGGATCCTCAACGTCACCGGCCGCTTCGGTCCCCGGCGCGACGGATTCCTCGACGGCCCGGCCGAGGCCTGGGCACAGGACCTCGCCGAGCTCGCGACGAGCTACGGGATCGGCGGGTTCGTCTTCGCCGTCGACGACGAACCCACCCTCGAGCGGATCGCGGCCGAGATGGTGCCGGCCACCCGTGAGCTGTTGGCGGACTAG
- a CDS encoding nitroreductase/quinone reductase family protein, with product MADPRDFSPESEREFNQQNIAEFRTNGGRVGGPFEGFPLALITTVGAKTGRQRVSPVGLFEIDGAKYIVGSAAGRDRNPGWVANIRNTPSIMVEIGADPPAEAIVRELGGAERDRIFAEVKRRAPGFAEYEAATTRVIPVFELSLT from the coding sequence ATGGCCGATCCTCGGGACTTCTCGCCGGAGTCGGAGCGGGAGTTCAACCAGCAGAACATCGCCGAGTTCCGCACGAACGGCGGGCGGGTGGGCGGCCCGTTCGAGGGGTTTCCGCTGGCCCTGATCACCACCGTCGGCGCGAAGACGGGCCGCCAGCGGGTCTCCCCGGTCGGGCTGTTCGAGATCGACGGCGCGAAGTACATCGTCGGCTCGGCGGCGGGCCGCGACCGAAATCCCGGCTGGGTGGCCAACATCCGCAACACCCCGAGCATCATGGTGGAGATCGGCGCCGACCCGCCGGCCGAGGCGATCGTCCGCGAACTCGGCGGCGCTGAGCGGGACCGGATCTTCGCCGAAGTCAAGAGGCGCGCACCGGGGTTCGCCGAATACGAGGCGGCGACGACGCGGGTGATCCCGGTGTTCGAGCTGAGCCTGACCTGA
- a CDS encoding prenyltransferase, whose protein sequence is MTEVRSRSRIGAWLYALRTTNPPPDGPVDVVTRWLVVTRAAVLPMTLFAGLIAGLLAVGEPGLDWRWLTLAVVGIVLAHIANNLMNDLYDTDTGLDEADYPRALYAPHPVLSGLVSRRTLITAILAVNLADLAILVVLTWARGWPVVAFGLAGFLLSVAYTAPPLRLKKRGLGEPDVLVVWGPLMICGTYYSAVGSVGWEVLLAAVPYGLLCTTVLMGKHIDKIRYDEPRGIRTLPVLLGATRARAVTLGMLVAFYLLVALAVALGAMPWPALLVLLALPRLVTLWPHFRRPPPDEPPPNFPVWPLWYAALAWVHVRLAGALLVAGLAVGAVLNTI, encoded by the coding sequence ATGACCGAGGTGAGATCGCGCTCACGGATCGGCGCCTGGCTCTACGCGCTGCGCACCACCAACCCGCCACCGGACGGGCCGGTCGACGTCGTCACCCGCTGGCTCGTCGTCACCCGCGCCGCGGTGCTGCCGATGACCCTGTTCGCGGGGTTGATCGCGGGCCTGCTGGCGGTCGGCGAACCCGGCCTGGACTGGCGCTGGTTGACCCTCGCCGTGGTCGGGATCGTGTTGGCGCACATCGCCAACAACCTGATGAACGACCTCTACGACACCGACACCGGCCTGGATGAGGCCGACTATCCGCGCGCCCTGTACGCGCCGCATCCGGTGCTGTCCGGCCTGGTCAGCCGGCGCACCCTGATCACCGCGATCCTCGCGGTCAACCTCGCCGACCTGGCCATCCTGGTGGTGCTCACCTGGGCCCGCGGCTGGCCGGTGGTGGCCTTCGGGCTGGCCGGCTTCCTGCTCAGCGTGGCCTACACCGCACCGCCGCTACGGCTGAAGAAGCGCGGGCTCGGCGAACCCGATGTGCTGGTGGTGTGGGGGCCGCTGATGATCTGCGGCACCTACTACTCCGCGGTCGGTTCGGTCGGCTGGGAGGTGCTGCTGGCGGCGGTGCCCTACGGGCTGCTGTGCACGACCGTGTTGATGGGCAAACACATCGACAAGATCCGCTACGACGAGCCGCGCGGCATCCGCACCCTGCCGGTGCTGCTCGGCGCCACCCGCGCCCGGGCCGTCACGCTCGGGATGCTGGTGGCGTTCTACCTGCTGGTCGCCCTGGCGGTGGCGCTGGGCGCGATGCCGTGGCCGGCGCTGCTGGTGCTGCTGGCGCTGCCGCGGCTGGTCACGCTGTGGCCGCACTTCCGTCGCCCGCCGCCCGACGAGCCGCCGCCGAACTTCCCGGTCTGGCCGCTGTGGTACGCGGCACTGGCCTGGGTGCACGTGCGGCTGGCGGGCGCGCTGCTGGTGGCCGGGCTGGCCGTCGGCGCCGTGCTGAACACGATCTGA
- a CDS encoding TetR/AcrR family transcriptional regulator — MTLLVAKGTRVGRGTAPRLLVEAAHELFSTQGYRATTTQQIAAKAGVTESLIFRYFNSKADLFVASVLKPFVKVLDETAARWSDAAVLTDEQQIRDYVSGLVECLADHRQATLALFEVVASRDSGPDTAVIRDAFVRLFERITPSTAAFVTDPRHRRMDPDLAARMGFLIISAVSALLPSTYRRADDAPSRDRIVEELTQFFLHGVRPPG, encoded by the coding sequence TTGACTTTGCTCGTGGCCAAGGGCACCCGGGTCGGTCGCGGCACCGCGCCCCGACTGCTGGTCGAGGCGGCGCACGAGCTGTTCAGCACGCAGGGCTACCGCGCCACCACCACCCAGCAGATCGCGGCGAAGGCGGGCGTGACCGAGAGCCTGATCTTCCGGTACTTCAACTCCAAGGCCGACCTGTTCGTCGCCTCGGTACTCAAACCGTTCGTGAAGGTGCTCGACGAGACGGCGGCGCGCTGGTCGGACGCCGCTGTGCTGACCGATGAGCAGCAGATCCGCGATTACGTGTCGGGCCTGGTCGAGTGCCTGGCCGACCACCGGCAGGCCACCCTGGCGCTGTTCGAGGTGGTGGCCTCGCGCGACTCCGGGCCGGACACCGCGGTGATCCGCGACGCGTTCGTCCGGCTCTTCGAGCGGATCACCCCGAGCACCGCGGCGTTCGTCACCGACCCCCGGCACCGCCGGATGGACCCGGATCTCGCGGCCCGGATGGGGTTCCTGATCATCAGCGCGGTGTCGGCGCTGCTGCCGTCGACCTACCGCCGGGCCGACGACGCGCCGTCACGCGACCGGATCGTCGAGGAGCTGACCCAGTTCTTCCTGCACGGCGTGCGCCCGCCCGGCTGA
- a CDS encoding sulfotransferase family protein, producing the protein MTRMHNRRTATEAAELIDEACRRSGLDDFGERDPAPALERFIDSVDQDARLADPFRTALFEQVVGYLVNRLEVEDWHKRCLDIGREQIRAPVFGVGLPRTASTLAVSLLAQDPATRSLRWWEAARPCPPPTAETQHDDPRIAEARAAYELQQQVIPELTAMVPIEPTGPMECNWVLAHQMTSMHYFVYVDAESYVRWVISDDCDMGPAYRHHRQVLQLLQWRCPPKRWNLKGPQHMFHLHALDSVYPDARFVVTHREPATVLVSLARLAETLHKVYGGGDRRRIGRFIVGLWEEGLRRLIAFRDENGNDERFFDIHFEPFMADRLGTMRAVYDWLGWEFTPAAEAGIRRWQERNPQQPNPYSAADYGLDADEIRERFSFYTTRFGVT; encoded by the coding sequence ATGACCCGGATGCACAACCGCCGGACGGCGACCGAGGCCGCCGAGCTGATCGACGAGGCCTGCCGGCGCAGCGGGCTCGACGATTTCGGGGAGCGCGATCCGGCCCCCGCGCTGGAGCGGTTCATCGACTCGGTGGACCAGGACGCGCGCCTGGCCGACCCGTTCCGGACCGCCCTGTTCGAGCAGGTGGTCGGCTACCTGGTCAACCGCCTCGAGGTCGAGGACTGGCACAAGCGGTGCCTCGACATCGGCCGGGAGCAGATCCGGGCACCGGTGTTCGGCGTCGGACTGCCGCGCACCGCTTCGACATTGGCGGTCAGCCTGCTCGCCCAGGACCCCGCGACCAGGTCGCTGCGCTGGTGGGAGGCGGCGCGCCCGTGTCCACCGCCCACCGCCGAAACCCAGCACGACGATCCGCGGATCGCCGAGGCCCGGGCCGCCTACGAACTGCAGCAGCAGGTCATCCCCGAACTCACCGCGATGGTGCCCATCGAGCCGACCGGACCGATGGAGTGCAACTGGGTGCTTGCACACCAGATGACGTCGATGCACTACTTCGTCTACGTCGACGCGGAATCGTATGTGCGCTGGGTGATCTCCGACGACTGTGATATGGGTCCGGCGTATCGCCATCACCGGCAGGTGTTGCAGCTGCTGCAATGGCGATGCCCGCCGAAGCGGTGGAATCTCAAAGGGCCGCAGCACATGTTCCACCTGCACGCGCTCGACAGCGTGTACCCGGACGCACGGTTCGTCGTCACCCACCGGGAGCCGGCGACCGTGCTGGTCTCACTGGCCCGGCTCGCCGAGACGCTGCACAAGGTCTACGGCGGCGGCGATCGCCGACGCATCGGCCGGTTCATCGTCGGACTCTGGGAGGAGGGACTGCGCCGCCTGATCGCCTTCCGCGACGAAAACGGCAACGACGAAAGGTTTTTCGACATCCACTTCGAACCGTTCATGGCCGATCGGCTCGGCACGATGCGCGCCGTGTACGACTGGCTCGGCTGGGAGTTCACCCCGGCCGCCGAAGCGGGCATCCGGCGCTGGCAGGAGCGCAACCCCCAGCAGCCCAACCCCTATTCGGCCGCCGACTACGGCCTGGACGCCGACGAGATCAGGGAACGGTTCAGCTTCTACACGACGAGGTTCGGTGTCACATGA
- a CDS encoding DUF1214 domain-containing protein, whose protein sequence is MTDAQTKQLREGWRSFTGALQAAEQLIGAFPGVTADELAVGYRYVAAYARMILEYALANSDTDHPYFMVIEDHFTKFGLDNVDNLYGYAQIRGDGDYRITGNRGNVSDLVITVQEGDLAYWSTGRVVGHLDLDRLIVDDNGDFEIIVSHRRRDGNWLPNVTDVGGVLIRQCLADWDTERPQPMFIERIDRAGAPSQEPGPELVAERLEHAGRLLLGSIAYWRDFMQSVPGRPGTPHPVNEMTEPMAWGRGVEGVPSQLLSVGEFALDPDEALVLSFDPGQCRYLGVMLSDVRWYTSFDYRNRQSSLTGAQIRRNRDGRANLVVAHHDPGLANWLDTTGHRRGHIYMRWQGISVVPSSVQTRVVRFDELARELPEEPRVSPEERRAILAARKRAVDRRFFP, encoded by the coding sequence ATGACCGATGCACAGACCAAGCAGCTGCGCGAGGGCTGGCGCAGCTTCACCGGCGCGCTGCAGGCCGCCGAACAACTGATCGGCGCCTTTCCGGGGGTCACCGCCGACGAGCTCGCCGTCGGTTACCGGTACGTGGCCGCCTACGCCCGGATGATCCTCGAGTACGCGCTCGCCAACAGCGACACCGACCACCCGTACTTCATGGTGATCGAGGACCACTTCACCAAATTCGGCCTCGACAACGTCGACAACCTCTACGGCTACGCCCAGATCCGCGGCGACGGCGATTACCGCATCACCGGAAACCGCGGCAACGTCAGCGATCTGGTGATCACCGTCCAGGAGGGCGACCTCGCCTACTGGTCGACCGGTCGGGTGGTCGGACACCTGGACCTGGATCGGCTGATCGTCGACGACAACGGCGATTTCGAGATCATTGTCAGCCACCGGCGCCGCGACGGTAACTGGCTGCCCAACGTCACCGACGTGGGCGGGGTGCTGATCCGGCAGTGCCTGGCGGACTGGGACACCGAGCGCCCTCAGCCGATGTTCATCGAGCGCATCGACCGCGCCGGCGCACCCTCGCAGGAGCCCGGCCCCGAGCTGGTCGCCGAGCGCCTCGAGCACGCGGGCCGGTTGCTGCTCGGCAGCATCGCCTACTGGCGGGATTTCATGCAGTCGGTGCCCGGGCGGCCCGGTACCCCGCACCCGGTCAACGAGATGACCGAACCGATGGCGTGGGGCCGCGGTGTCGAGGGCGTGCCCAGCCAGTTGCTCAGCGTCGGCGAGTTCGCGCTCGACCCGGACGAGGCGCTGGTGCTCTCGTTCGACCCGGGGCAGTGCCGGTATCTGGGTGTGATGCTCAGCGACGTCCGGTGGTACACCTCGTTCGACTACCGCAACCGGCAGAGCTCGCTGACCGGTGCGCAGATTCGCCGAAACCGCGACGGCCGGGCGAATCTGGTGGTGGCGCACCATGATCCGGGGCTGGCGAATTGGCTGGACACCACCGGGCACCGGCGCGGGCACATCTACATGCGCTGGCAGGGCATCAGCGTCGTCCCGTCGTCCGTGCAGACCCGCGTGGTGAGGTTCGACGAACTGGCCCGCGAGTTGCCCGAGGAACCGCGGGTGTCGCCCGAGGAACGCCGCGCGATCCTGGCGGCACGCAAACGGGCGGTCGATCGGCGATTCTTTCCCTGA
- a CDS encoding metallophosphoesterase family protein: MRLLLIADTHIPNRARDLPARVWAEVDRADAVIHAGDWVEPGLLDALEERAGWVIGCWGNNDGAELRRRLPERAEVTLEGLRFTVVHETGAATGREARMAREYPDCDVLVFGHSHIPWDSTARTGLRLLNPGSPTDRRRQPYCTYMTAEVHNATLTDVTLHQLQRRA, encoded by the coding sequence GTGCGGCTGTTACTGATCGCCGATACCCACATTCCCAACCGCGCCCGCGACCTGCCCGCTCGTGTCTGGGCGGAGGTGGATCGGGCCGACGCCGTCATCCACGCCGGCGACTGGGTGGAACCCGGACTGCTCGACGCGCTGGAGGAGCGCGCCGGTTGGGTGATCGGCTGCTGGGGCAACAACGACGGTGCCGAACTGCGCCGCCGGTTGCCCGAGCGGGCCGAGGTCACCCTGGAGGGTCTGCGCTTCACGGTGGTGCACGAGACCGGCGCCGCCACCGGGCGGGAGGCCCGGATGGCCCGGGAGTATCCGGACTGCGACGTGCTGGTGTTCGGGCACAGCCACATTCCGTGGGACAGCACCGCCAGGACCGGGCTGCGGCTGCTCAACCCGGGCTCGCCCACCGACCGCCGTCGCCAGCCCTACTGCACCTACATGACCGCCGAGGTGCACAACGCGACGCTCACCGACGTGACGCTGCACCAACTGCAACGGCGGGCGTGA
- a CDS encoding winged helix-turn-helix transcriptional regulator: MASLGKYTCGLDAAMAVVDGKWKPLILWELKDGPKRFNALHRSLNGISQKMLTQHLKELQRHGVVHRESYHEVPPRVEYSMTPAGVELLAALNPLGEWAEKHIDLICAADER, from the coding sequence GTGGCGTCGTTGGGCAAGTACACCTGTGGACTGGACGCGGCGATGGCCGTCGTCGACGGCAAGTGGAAGCCGCTGATCCTCTGGGAGCTCAAGGACGGCCCCAAGCGGTTCAACGCGCTGCACCGCAGCCTCAACGGGATCTCGCAGAAGATGCTGACCCAGCACCTCAAGGAACTGCAGCGGCACGGCGTCGTGCACCGCGAGAGCTATCACGAGGTGCCGCCGCGGGTGGAGTACTCGATGACCCCGGCCGGGGTCGAGTTGCTGGCGGCGCTCAACCCGCTCGGCGAGTGGGCCGAGAAGCACATCGACCTGATCTGCGCGGCCGACGAACGCTGA